The following coding sequences are from one Primulina eburnea isolate SZY01 chromosome 15, ASM2296580v1, whole genome shotgun sequence window:
- the LOC140814742 gene encoding outer envelope protein 64, mitochondrial-like, translating into MSKLSKFSASNPKVWVVIGVGIAGVLILAEVQRRRIKAMSSIKEDFGAFIERFELLPFPQPPPPASRLPLSGLTFAINDNIDVKGYVTGYGSADWKRTHDEAGKTALVVTTLLKNGATCVGKTVMDELGLGISGQNRNYGTPTNPLKPSHVPGGSSSGSAAAVAGHLLDFALGTDTVGCIRVPASFCGILGFRPSHGILSSIGVVPNSQSLDAVGWLAADPSVLHRVGYSLLQLNPLAPKRTRRLIIADDLFQLSKVPIQKTVHVVSKATENLSGYRTPEHVNCGKYVASNVPSLGAFRDESANQQNGMSVLKALSSVMLLLQRYEFKTNHEDWVKSVKPKLASETSNRVWTSINSNQDNIKSLYKVRTEMRAALQSLLKDDGILVIPTVADAPVKLNSKKGLPADSSDRAYTLLSISSMSGACQVTIPFGEHNDSPVSVSFIASHGNDKFLLDTFLDMYSSLQKEVNNVSSSMPFPDANGNMDAAELLKEKGNAAYKGKQWNKAVSYYTEAIKLNQTNATYYSNRAAAYLELGCFQQAEDDCSSAISLDKKNVKAYLRRGTAKESLLFYKEALQDFKHALVLEPQNKLAILAEKRLRKLST; encoded by the exons ATGTCTAAATTATCCAAATTTAGTGCTTCAAACCCGAAGGTGTGGGTGGTGATCGGCGTGGGTATCGCCGGAGTTTTGATCCTAGCGGAGGTGCAGCGGCGTCGGATCAAAGCTATGAGCTCCATTAAAGAAGACTTCGGAGCTTTTATCGAGCGATTCGAGCTCCTTCCATTTCCTCAGCCGCCGCCTCCGGCTTCTCGTCTCCCTCTCTCTGGCCTCACATTCGCCATCAATGACAA CATTGATGTAAAAGGCTATGTAACGGGATATGGAAGTGCTGATTGGAAGAGGACACATGATGAAGCCGGGAAAACAGCTCTAGTTGTGACGACATTACTTAAAAATGGGGCAACCTGTGTGGGCAAGACTGTTATGGATGAGCTCGGTTTAGG TATATCAGGGCAAAATCGGAACTATGGAACTCCAACCAACCCACTAAAGCCATCTCATGTTCCAGGAGGCTCTTCTAGTGGATCAGCAGCGGCTGTTGCCGGACATCTCTTAGATTTTGCTCTTG GTACTGATACAGTCGGTTGTATAAGAGTACCAGCTTCATTTTGTGGCATCCTTGGGTTCAGACCATCTCATGGAATTTTATCTTCAATTGGCGTCGTGCCAAACTCCCAAAGTTTGGATGCTGTTG GATGGTTGGCTGCTGATCCATCTGTTTTGCATCGCGTGGGTTATAGTCTACTGCAGTTAAATCCTTTGGCACCTAAAAGGACAAGGCGGTTGATTATTGCTGATGATCTTTTCCAGCTTTCCAAGGTTCCCATTCAGAAGACTGTCCATGTTGTGAGCAAAGCAACAGAGAATCTATCTGGCT ACCGGACTCCTGAGCATGTGAACTGCGGGAAGTATGTTGCCTCAAATGTTCCCAGCCTTGGAGCTTTTCGTGATGAATCAGCAAACCAGCAAAATGGAATGTCTGTTTTGAAAGCACTGTCTTCTGTAATGCTTTTGCTACAAAG aTATGAGTTCAAAACAAATCATGAAGATTGGGTTAAATCAGTAAAACCTAAATTAGCTTCCGAAACTTCTAATCGTGTTTGGACCTCAATAAACTCAAACCAGGATAACATTAAAAGTCTGTATAAAGTTAGAACGGAGATGCGGGCTGCTCTACAAAGCCTCTTGAAG GATGATGGAATATTAGTAATTCCCACAGTGGCTGATGCTCCAGTCAAGCTGAACTCGAAGAAAGGTCTTCCTGCTGACTCCTCTGATAGGGCTTATACTTTGTTAAGCATTTCAAGTATGTCTGGAGCTTGTCAG GTCACAATACCATTTGGAGAACATAATGACTCTCCAGTTTCAGTATCTTTCATTGCATCTCATGGAAATGATAAGTTTTTACTTGATACCTTCTTGGATATGTATTCATCTCTTCAAAAAGAAGTCAACAATGTTTCAAGTTCCATGCCATTTCCAGATGCCAATGGCAACATGGATGCTGCTGAGCTTTTGAAAGAAAAG GGTAATGCTGCATACAAAGGAAAACAATGGAATAAAGCTGTAAGTTACTACACCGAGGCAATAAAACTGAACCAGACAAATGCAACATACTATTCCAATCGAGCAGCTGCTTACTTGGAGTTAGGATG ctttcagcaagctgaAGACGATTGTAGCAGTGCGATATCCCTGGATAAGAAG AACGTGAAGGCCTATTTGAGACGAGGGACAGCTAAGGAATCTCTGCTTTTCTACAAAGAGGCTCTTCAAG ATTTTAAGCACGCACTTGTGCTGGAACCACAGAACAAGCTGGCCATTCTAGCTGAAAAAAGACTAAGAAAATTGTCCACTTAA